In a single window of the Acyrthosiphon pisum isolate AL4f chromosome X, pea_aphid_22Mar2018_4r6ur, whole genome shotgun sequence genome:
- the LOC103308074 gene encoding probable phospholipase YOR022C, mitochondrial isoform X1 has translation MSLAKKVYNIYHRTDPVAYRFEPLVAKDYCRYKPVGIQACGIKCDYSEVPLELIENIDTVNTCPLSRNSTPVENLNHRLDYILRDSIGGSASDYLSMWYTHTSYWSNYDVAYFIYTRLFPELDKTMEDFLKPEEKIPNFDLQLDQGNSSKVKKN, from the exons ATGTCGTTGgccaaaaaagtatataatatttaccatcgTACAGATCCTGTTGCTTACAG GTTTGAACCATTAGTTGCAAAAGATTATTGTCGCTATAAACCTGTTGGTATTCAGGCCTGTGGTATCAAATGTGATTACTCTGAAGTTCCTTTAGAACTAATTGAAAACATAGATACTGTTAATACCTGTCCACTATCAAGAAATAGTACTCCAGTTGAaa ATTTGAATCACCGGTTAGATTATATATTGAGAGATAGTATCGGAGGATCGGCCAGTGATTATTTGTCAATGTGGTATACACATACGTCATATTGGTCAAACTACGACGTAGCATATTTCATTTACACTAGGTTATTCCCCGAACTAGATAAGACAATGGAAGATTTTCTAAAACCTGAAGAGAAAATCCCCAATTTTGACTTACAATTAGACCAAGGTAACAGttctaaagtaaaaaaaaattga
- the LOC103308074 gene encoding probable phospholipase YOR022C, mitochondrial isoform X2, with product MSLAKKVYNIYHRTDPVAYRFEPLVAKDYCRYKPVGIQACGIKCDYSEVPLELIENIDTVNTCPLSRNSTPVENLNHRLDYILRDSIGGSASDYLSMWYTHTSYWSNYDVAYFIYTRLFPELDKTMEDFLKPEEKIPNFDLQLDQDL from the exons ATGTCGTTGgccaaaaaagtatataatatttaccatcgTACAGATCCTGTTGCTTACAG GTTTGAACCATTAGTTGCAAAAGATTATTGTCGCTATAAACCTGTTGGTATTCAGGCCTGTGGTATCAAATGTGATTACTCTGAAGTTCCTTTAGAACTAATTGAAAACATAGATACTGTTAATACCTGTCCACTATCAAGAAATAGTACTCCAGTTGAaa ATTTGAATCACCGGTTAGATTATATATTGAGAGATAGTATCGGAGGATCGGCCAGTGATTATTTGTCAATGTGGTATACACATACGTCATATTGGTCAAACTACGACGTAGCATATTTCATTTACACTAGGTTATTCCCCGAACTAGATAAGACAATGGAAGATTTTCTAAAACCTGAAGAGAAAATCCCCAATTTTGACTTACAATTAGACCAAG ATCTTTAA